tttgaattccgggcTATCAGAATTCTGACCATAATAGACGTTCCAAGCATTGCAAACCTTCCATCAGCCGCCGATGGATTCACCATACCTTCTACCAGCGATTCCATAGAAATATCTCCGAGAAATGTGGCTTCAGATATTCCGCAACGGATGGTTCTCTCCAATGAAGCTTCATTGAGCGTTTTATCCGATGTCGACACCATCACACGTGTTCCAAGCTCGattatatcgattttctctgaGGCAAtgttttgctcaattttttctgaaacaataattgaacttttaatattttattgataatttttttacccATTCgatggatttttttcattctttgaGTCGTCTTAAAATCTTTAATATCTTCTTTTGCATCATTATAAGAATCATATTTTTCTCCGCCCATATAGTCCTCTACATCGACTACGTCTTCCATTTCCATCATCTCATCTTCGTATGAGCCGTGTTCAGAGCTTTTGAAAGCAAACGGAATTACTataaagaacattttttaatttttgaataaaattattatttttaaacttacttCTATTTGagttattcatatttttgtggtaaatttcttgaaaaaaaataataaaaggaAAATAGAGAATAGAGACAAACCGAGAGAGACCAGAGAAAcgttgtccgagaggagtgcACGGCCGAGAAAAGTCCAACACCTTTTTGCGcgctaaatttgaatttaatttgccgcacaaaaattttcctcCCTTTCCAGCCGCaaaatagaattttcttgaagtttCACATTTCCACACGAGAAagctaataaaaataattatgtttATAAACAATCAAGCAATTTTTGTCCTATGCAAGTATGCATGAACCGAAAACAGCGTTGgtgtttttataaaacaacATATTTACAAACTCTAggatagaaaaatgaaaagaatatGACATGATTCgctaaaaaacaattaatatcATTGAAAAACGCAAGgcaaatgaacaaaaaagcagacgtgaaaattctaaaaagtctaccataaacttttgcgcgccgagacccatctgaaaaatacatatgtatataattcatgaaaattccaatattttaattGTCTATTATATTGCTATGTTCATGTGTTTTGAGCCTCTTCTATGCTCTCCAGAGCTCTCTGTTCGCCACATGTGTTGTGTAATTCGAAACAGCCGTCACTTTTCctctgtttttcattttttgagtgtGTGATGCTGCTTGCTCTGCCTTCTGAACTTTGCCATCATGCATTTTCGAAAGAgataaaaaatcttgaaagttGAGCATGAAGCACCCAATTGTCTCTGGTGACACTTTTCAcctcattttcaaatctctTGCGTCATTCAGCTCGAGCCATTCGTCTTTCGATTTGACCCGGTtattttgtacaatttttagtagaaaaaattagttttttgggTCCTGACACgagctaaaaattttagtataCAGTATCTGTAAGTATTCAACCAGTtcccacaattttttgaaaacttgttagaaaaacttaaattacTGAGAAGTCTTATTATATATCaggaaatatgaaaactgTCAAATAGGAAACAACTTTCTGTAAGAAGAATGAAATTCTACAGTACTCGCGGGTACTGTAGCTGAAATATTTCGCTTGCTCTAGAACCCTGAtcgtcaattaaaaaaaattggctaacTCGGCAATATTTGAGAATTATTAAGTtaatcggaaatttcagaaattgaaaattttcagacattttttttaaatcaataatcaCGAAATGAACGATGATAAACTACGGAGCCTATTTGCATCTCTTGCAACTCTCACACAACAAGGACCAATTCCAGGTGAGCTatttaagaaaattcgaaatcgtTCTTTGTATGTAGAATCAGGCAAATGTGCCTGCTCACGCCTTGATCCCGTTATTTAGTGAAAAGTGATGTGGATCGTCGCGGGAcccacaattttaaaaattcgagtttcagTGCAAGCCTACAGTATGCTTGCTGGTCAACATTCTACAGAAGTTCTCGCCGAACACATGAGGCTCCGATGGCTTTCGGATGGACGCTTTGGACCAGTTGCTGCAAATATACTAATGCACATCCATAAGGTAGTTCTGTACTACGGTAACctcaaaaaccacaaattaaaattccagtCCGATCCAAAAGACATTTCATTATCCTCAAATGTGTTGGCTCTACTACTCAACGACTACCGTAACCGGCTTTCAGTTCGAAACGATTCTCGACTTATGTTCAGGAATTGTGTGAAGACACTTTTTTCGTAagcaatttccaattttttttttcgaaagaaactatcgttttattccaattttcgaatGTTTCTTGTAGTCAGACACGCAATTTTGATATCATATGATATATCATGTTGAGGTATTGTTGAATGAGAAAgggtgtgtgcctttaaagagtactttagtttcaaaaactcaacaCTGCAGAGCTCtgatgaatttttattgatttttcatagtttcccgaaaaaaatatgtgtatttattaaaaactcaaaataaaaaaaatagaaatacataaatacattttaacaAATCGTGAGGAAAACTatttaagattttgaaactacagtactctttaaaggcgcacacctctTTTTAGTTAACATAAGCTTGTCGTGGCGAAACCAGGGACCTTATTTTTCTCACATGAATCGTAAGTATTTGCTTGCAaagaatatagaaaaaaaacgcgagAACTGGAATTTTCCAACAGTAAAATTAGTAGTTGAAATTCGATGAATTCATATTGAAATATCCGTTCAGAATGTATCCAGTATATGTGAAAATGGACGAATGTGTGTCAAAATGCTTCATAAAACCAATGTTCTCATCTTTGGATGCACTTATTGATGATGCTCCAGATACCGAAGATCTAGAGGTTTCCacagaaacatttttctgaaaaatctagaattttttaatttcagacagCCGGGATACTTCTCAGCGAGAATGGTCGCGTTCTTCACGATTTGAATTCATATCTCGTCGAACGAATCATTGTAAAATTGCGTCATAAACTTATCAGTGAAGATCCAATTGTCACTAAACATGTCCGTCAAATATTCATTCATGTGAGGAAGATCAGAGAATGATCAAttgattatttgattttagGTGTATGATCTTTGGGCATTTGGATGGAGTGAGCTGAATATTCCTGAATGTCTTCTCACTTTGAGTGCAGAAGGGAAGCTATCGATTGTTGATCAGACACCACTTCGGAAGAATGATATCAGCAAGCAAGAGTTCGGAAGCAAAGAGAGCATTGTTTGAATATATTGAAGTAGATCCTTAATATTCCCACTTTTggtgatttttagttttcgggtttcataaaatataaaatttcggTGAAATAAAACTTCATTTCGGGGTCAGTGAAATTATACAATCTTGGGGACGAGGTTGCGAAAAATCTATTCACAGGAAGTTATGCGTCATCGCTTAATAGGAATGCTTGGCAACGAAGAGAGACTCGGCGGCGGCTCCAGCTGCGTCTTCTCCGGCGTACTTTCCGAGAGATGCATCTCCATTGGCCTTGGAACGGTGAAGGAGTGTCTTCTGAGCGGCAGCGATGTTCTCGTCTTTTCCGCCCCATGCCTTGAGCACAGAAGCTTGAAGAGCACGTCCATAAGAGAAGGTGAGCTTCCATGGCTTTCCGAGTTGAACCTGTAAATAGAAATGAGTGATATAAGGTTATTCCATTTCGTTTAAATTTACCGAGTTAATAGCATTGAGGTTAGCAGTGGCATCAAGTTCGGATTGCCCTCCAGACAGGAAAGTGATTCCTGGAACTGCAGCTGGAACTCCGCGTCTCAAGGCGGTTACGGTAGCCAATCCAATTGCCTCGTGTGAAGCTTTCGACGCGCTCGATTGTCCTGGAGTAACCATGTTTGGCTTGAGAAGAGTTCCTTCGAGATACACGTGATGATCAGCAAGAGCCTTGTACACAAAGGCAAGAACTTGCTCAGTAACCTTCTGGGCACGAGCCAAATCATGTTCTCCGTCGCAGAGAACCTCTGGCTCGACAATTGGAACAAGTCCGTTGGCCTGGCAGATAGAAGCGTATCTGGCTAGCACATTGGCGTTCTCGAGCATTCCGAGGTGAGATGGGGTGTGAGTTCCGATGTTGAGAACACAACGCCATTTGGCGAATCCACATCCTCCCTTCTTGAAAGCAGCGGCACGTTCGGCAAGCTTGTCGAGCCCCTGGGTGGTTCCCTCTCCAATGGTTCCAGCCAATGGGACAACTCCGAGATCGAGCTTGATTCCTGGGACGATTCCTTGCTTGATGAGAAGATCGGTGAACTTCTCTCCCTTATCGGTGCTTTGATGGAATGTCTCCTCGTAGAGAATCACTCCGGAGATGTGCTGGTTGAGATTTGGAGTAGTGAACAGGAGTTGACGATACTTCTGACGATTTGTCTCGTTGTTTTCGAGGTTGATGGCATCAAGACGCTTTCCGATTGTGCCTGCAAATTGATCGGGTCACGATGTGCTGCattataaaaaagaagaaatcggTCTTCCCCAATATCATTTCTACATGTTATCTTTCTTTCTATCTACAATTTTATCTATCACTCGCACTATCAATGCATCAACATCTCCAATTTCAACAACATAAACATCGAAAATTGGAGGCGATAGAGGGCACAGAATATGATCGCTAGAccgtgaaaatttattttttgaacttctgaACATAAGTCGCTAATTCTtattgaatagaaaaattgtcaaaagatGATTGTGAGAAGATAAGAATCTCGATTTTCTAGTTCTAgaagaatttttccaatagcTCACCAGTGGATTCATCGGCGGCGAGGATTCCCTTTCCATcttgaacaattttgagaGCGATTTGGTGAAGCTCGTCTTTTTGAGCCTAGAAATACAACAATTAAACTAAGAAGGGCATTACAAAATGATGAATGATCAACAAACCTGGGTAAGAGAGTCCTTGAAAGCGCCTCCGACAGTTGCCATCGTGAAAAATAGAAGTGATGCGAAATGAAATGGACGGTCGAGAAAATGGGGAGGCGGAGAGTGTAGAGAATCAGTACAGTCGCCGAGAGTGTGCGCAAAAACGGGAGACGGCGAACGGGCGGCGCCAAATATTGTTGGCGCGCAGAGAACTGAAACGTGATATTCTTGTACTACTTTAGGATGATCGAAAAATTCCGAGATAGAAAGTTTTGAGGCCTATTTTTAAAGAGTATGTCAATTCGGCAAATTAATCTATAGATAAAGTAGATAAATCCCTTAAAAAAactacacaaaaatttttttttaattaataaaattgtgcacaattttttaaaaacaatttttcacaattgtGCAGGAATTATTTTCTTAAGTTTTCGGCTGTTTTCTTatagaaaaaaccgaaaaatttggaaatgaaaaaatgaatcctaaaattgaatttaaatgtGCGGTATTGTCGTTGTTAGTCGTTGGCTTGCGCTGCGAGACCCATTTGCGAAAGTACGCCTCTCTTTAAAAGTATAATTAATTCTGatgttttttctttagaaTTTCAGTCTTAAAACTGAAGAGTTGAAGTGATAAGAATTAAAAACACCTCACTCAGAGTATTCGTTGTACAGATCAATGATAACTTTTATTATCGTGGCGTGAGAAATGGGCAGACAGAGACTGTTCTCGAAAGCATCCGAAATTCACCAAAAACTTTCATCTTTCGGGGAACCCGGAGAACGAATCAAATGAGAAGGATAGTCACGTGGATTTGAATCATACGAATAATTCAATCTTATGAATCTCCTTTTAAAACGATTCACAACacaataaataatattttgaagaagGAAACCCGTGAgaatacaaaaacaaaatattggaattgCAAAATGCAAGGGAAGACATGATGACGTGAATCTTGATAAGAGATGGTGTTCGATGGAAATAGAAGAGTTGTGAAGAAGACGATAACGGTATGCAACTCCTGGATGCATATGCCATTCAGACCAGTTGGCTGGAAATTattctcattaattttttatcatgttGTTAACtaacacaaaaatttagaCAGTAAAGTGGACATTGtactttgaaactttcaaatttagtCTTCAAGTTATGgttcttcgaaattttttaactaaaattaatACCATGCTTCATTGAGTCTTGAGTCTCCTTCCGTATTCCCACTTCAGTATTCGCCACGTTTGATGACGAACACCAGGCTGAAAACCGTACTTGCTcaattcctgaaattaaatCATTACAAATTTGTTGATATATTTCAGCGTAATGAGACCCATACCATAATTCACCCAATCTGTCCATTCGGACCATTTTTTACTAATTGGACACTCATCTGGGCGGCAATCTTCGTAATCCTTGTCACATCCCTCGCAGGAATTACCTTTGCAGTGCCGA
The nucleotide sequence above comes from Caenorhabditis elegans chromosome III. Encoded proteins:
- the F01F1.3 gene encoding MIF4G domain-containing protein (Confirmed by transcript evidence), encoding MNDDKLRSLFASLATLTQQGPIPVQAYSMLAGQHSTEVLAEHMRLRWLSDGRFGPVAANILMHIHKSDPKDISLSSNVLALLLNDYRNRLSVRNDSRLMFRNCVKTLFSMYPVYVKMDECVSKCFIKPMFSSLDALIDDAPDTEDLETAGILLSENGRVLHDLNSYLVERIIVKLRHKLISEDPIVTKHVRQIFIHVYDLWAFGWSELNIPECLLTLSAEGKLSIVDQTPLRKNDISKQEFGSKESIV
- the aldo-2 gene encoding Fructose-bisphosphate aldolase 2 (Confirmed by transcript evidence) — encoded protein: MATVGGAFKDSLTQAQKDELHQIALKIVQDGKGILAADESTGTIGKRLDAINLENNETNRQKYRQLLFTTPNLNQHISGVILYEETFHQSTDKGEKFTDLLIKQGIVPGIKLDLGVVPLAGTIGEGTTQGLDKLAERAAAFKKGGCGFAKWRCVLNIGTHTPSHLGMLENANVLARYASICQANGLVPIVEPEVLCDGEHDLARAQKVTEQVLAFVYKALADHHVYLEGTLLKPNMVTPGQSSASKASHEAIGLATVTALRRGVPAAVPGITFLSGGQSELDATANLNAINSVQLGKPWKLTFSYGRALQASVLKAWGGKDENIAAAQKTLLHRSKANGDASLGKYAGEDAAGAAAESLFVAKHSY
- the mig-21 gene encoding Abnormal cell migration protein 21 (Confirmed by transcript evidence), whose translation is MIVMVLFNIFVFVNFSYSLANLNDSSILYSQVVSNKCASNNGIFCECSKQGGEIKIWNCIRPGGWSTWSKWSKCREGIRKRRRTCNNPLPIGTTCSGQKVEKQSCAISSNVPEYLFGSWTSWNPWSRCDCDRSLRIRTRHCKGNSCEGCDKDYEDCRPDECPISKKWSEWTDWVNYGIEQVRFSAWCSSSNVANTEVGIRKETQDSMKHANWSEWHMHPGVAYRYRLLHNSSISIEHHLLSRFTSSCLPLHFAIPIFCFCILTGFLLQNIIYCVVNRFKRRFIRLNYSYDSNPRDYPSHLIRSPGSPKDESFW